A single Thermosynechococcus vestitus BP-1 DNA region contains:
- the ndhC gene encoding photosynthetic/respiratory NAD(P)H-quinone oxidoreductase subunit C, with protein MFVLSGYEYFLGFLIICSLVPVLALAASALLRPKSGRMIRLTTYESGMEPIGGAWIQFNVRYYMFALVFVIFDVETVFLYPWAVAFHQLGLLAFIEALIFIAILVVALVYAWRKRALEWS; from the coding sequence GTGTTTGTTCTCAGTGGTTACGAGTATTTTCTCGGCTTTTTGATTATTTGTAGTCTGGTACCGGTACTGGCCTTGGCTGCTTCTGCCCTATTACGCCCCAAATCGGGGCGGATGATCCGCCTGACGACCTACGAATCGGGGATGGAACCCATTGGTGGCGCCTGGATTCAGTTTAATGTGCGCTACTACATGTTTGCCCTCGTCTTTGTCATTTTTGATGTGGAGACGGTCTTTTTGTATCCCTGGGCAGTGGCCTTCCATCAGTTGGGATTGCTGGCCTTCATTGAAGCCTTGATTTTCATTGCCATTCTGGTCGTGGCTCTGGTCTATGCATGGCGCAAACGTGCCCTTGAATGGTCCTGA
- a CDS encoding NAD(P)H-quinone oxidoreductase subunit J produces MSDTPEAPIVEAGPVGRLLQSQNLSVESLGRDASGVEMIKVDRDRLLAVCQTLYADGFNYLRCQAAYDSGPGQDLVSTYHLIKLSDNADRPPEVRIKVFVPRDDPRVPSVYWIWKTADWQERESYDMFGIVYEGHPNLKRILMPEDWVGWPLRKDYITPDFYELQEAY; encoded by the coding sequence ATGAGTGACACCCCGGAAGCCCCCATTGTTGAAGCTGGCCCTGTCGGCCGCCTCCTACAGTCTCAAAACCTGAGTGTGGAATCCCTTGGTAGGGATGCCTCTGGCGTAGAAATGATCAAAGTCGATCGCGATCGCCTGCTGGCGGTGTGCCAGACCCTCTATGCCGATGGCTTTAACTATTTGCGGTGTCAAGCCGCCTATGATTCGGGCCCCGGCCAAGACTTGGTGAGTACTTACCACCTGATCAAACTCAGTGATAATGCCGATCGTCCCCCAGAGGTACGCATTAAAGTCTTTGTGCCGCGGGATGATCCCCGTGTGCCTTCGGTCTATTGGATTTGGAAAACAGCCGACTGGCAAGAGCGGGAGTCCTACGATATGTTTGGCATTGTCTATGAGGGGCACCCAAACCTGAAGCGCATCCTCATGCCGGAGGATTGGGTGGGTTGGCCCTTGCGCAAAGACTACATCACCCCTGACTTTTACGAATTGCAGGAAGCCTACTAA
- the dprA gene encoding DNA-processing protein DprA yields the protein MVPPDAAYWYSWSQVPGLGPVLLKRLWEHFGDLKTAWQAPIAAIGQVEGIGPKLQGAIAHYRKQCQPLTLYEHHCQLNPDHWVLSDPRYPPLLREIPDPPPLLYYGGNRILEILRQPTPTVAIVGTRDPSEYAERWAHKLGYALAQAGLTVVSGMAAGIDGAAHRGCLEAGGATLAVLGTGVDMIYPQENRPLYYQIHERGGFLSEYPRGVGADRSQFPRRNRIIAGLCRAVIIAEAPYKSGALITARYAAEYGRDVYVLPGHLDNHRAKGALSLVNQGAHLILGEEALLEQLLGHTPPLDPTPFSAPSPTLSLPQQQILEAIQQLSQGSQSVAFDDIVQRVCLDTGVVMAELIHLELMGYVEQQPGNRYRKTGC from the coding sequence TTGGTTCCCCCTGATGCTGCCTACTGGTATAGCTGGTCACAAGTACCCGGCCTGGGTCCGGTGTTACTCAAGCGCCTCTGGGAACACTTTGGGGATTTGAAAACGGCTTGGCAAGCGCCCATAGCAGCTATTGGACAGGTAGAGGGGATTGGTCCTAAACTCCAAGGGGCGATCGCCCACTATCGGAAGCAGTGCCAACCCCTCACTCTCTACGAACACCACTGCCAGCTCAATCCCGACCATTGGGTACTGAGTGATCCCCGTTATCCACCGCTGCTGCGGGAAATTCCTGATCCACCACCCTTGCTTTACTATGGTGGCAACCGTATTTTAGAAATTCTCCGTCAACCCACACCAACCGTTGCCATTGTCGGTACCCGTGATCCCTCAGAATATGCCGAACGGTGGGCGCACAAGCTGGGGTATGCTCTGGCTCAGGCTGGCTTGACTGTCGTTTCGGGAATGGCTGCAGGCATTGACGGTGCAGCCCATCGTGGCTGCTTAGAGGCTGGCGGTGCCACCCTGGCGGTCTTGGGGACAGGGGTGGATATGATCTACCCGCAGGAAAATCGTCCCCTTTATTACCAGATCCATGAACGCGGCGGATTCTTGAGCGAGTACCCCAGGGGCGTGGGTGCCGATCGCTCCCAATTTCCTCGCCGCAACCGCATCATTGCCGGCCTGTGTCGGGCGGTGATTATTGCGGAGGCTCCCTACAAATCCGGTGCTCTGATTACGGCTCGCTATGCTGCTGAGTATGGTCGCGATGTCTATGTGCTGCCGGGGCATCTGGATAACCACCGTGCCAAGGGTGCCCTTAGTTTAGTGAATCAGGGGGCACACCTTATCTTGGGAGAAGAAGCTCTCCTTGAACAATTATTAGGGCATACACCCCCCCTTGATCCGACACCATTCTCAGCCCCATCCCCAACGCTATCGCTCCCGCAGCAACAGATTTTGGAGGCGATTCAGCAACTGAGTCAAGGCAGCCAGAGTGTTGCCTTCGACGACATTGTGCAGCGAGTCTGCTTGGACACGGGCGTTGTCATGGCGGAATTAATCCACCTAGAGCTGATGGGCTACGTAGAGCAGCAGCCAGGGAATCGCTATCGCAAAACTGGCTGTTAA
- a CDS encoding DUF3288 family protein — MTNSQNLQHPREAQDRLVLERLQQEGISDYNLAELGRLLIRYDGFPGAETNKKLMAELLEKWQLTQEELFERTRAIHARGGVYKVGSNKQEDWT; from the coding sequence ATGACCAACTCCCAGAACCTACAACATCCTCGCGAAGCTCAAGATCGGTTAGTCCTCGAGCGTCTACAGCAAGAGGGCATCAGTGATTACAACTTGGCGGAATTGGGGCGATTGCTGATTCGCTACGACGGCTTCCCCGGCGCCGAGACAAATAAGAAATTAATGGCCGAGCTGCTCGAAAAATGGCAACTTACGCAGGAAGAACTCTTTGAACGTACCCGTGCCATCCACGCTCGCGGCGGCGTTTACAAGGTGGGCAGCAATAAACAGGAGGATTGGACTTAG
- a CDS encoding J domain-containing protein yields the protein MNLEECYRILELSQGASLAQVKSAYRRLARRYHPDVNPGDRTAHEKFILLQQAYEKLVQVLPTFRPTPIPSEPQTPPPQTPPPPSAFDIELKHASYRQLQEFLKYRCYQRAISLVEGLASRLPQDAEVRQWQAVTYQCWARQLIRDRQPQAAREYLHRALKVDPDNRQLWQEVEKDFRTLDRLYGKAI from the coding sequence ATGAATCTAGAGGAGTGCTATCGCATTCTGGAGCTGTCACAGGGAGCGTCCTTAGCCCAAGTTAAATCCGCCTATCGACGGCTCGCACGACGCTACCATCCCGATGTCAACCCCGGCGATCGCACGGCCCATGAGAAGTTTATTCTCCTCCAACAGGCCTATGAAAAACTAGTGCAGGTGCTGCCCACCTTTCGCCCTACCCCCATCCCATCAGAACCGCAAACTCCCCCGCCACAAACACCGCCACCGCCCTCTGCCTTTGACATTGAACTGAAACACGCCAGCTACCGCCAACTTCAGGAATTCCTCAAATATCGCTGCTATCAACGTGCCATCTCCCTTGTGGAAGGCTTGGCCAGTCGACTGCCCCAGGATGCAGAAGTAAGGCAGTGGCAAGCCGTTACCTATCAGTGCTGGGCGCGGCAACTCATTCGCGATCGCCAACCCCAAGCGGCACGGGAATACCTGCACCGAGCTCTAAAAGTAGACCCGGATAACCGTCAGCTTTGGCAAGAAGTCGAAAAGGACTTTCGCACCCTTGATCGCCTCTACGGCAAAGCAATCTAA
- a CDS encoding WecB/TagA/CpsF family glycosyltransferase, translated as MRSSPKVQSAHILGTRIDVTTYSKACDLMAEWIGQGQGGYVVAANVHVVMTGVWRSPFQRVVNGAQLVTSDGMPLVWGLRLLGFPEAERVYGPDLMLALCDRAQKAGWRIFLYGSEPLVLERLQRNLQQRFPKIQFVGAYAPPFRSLTPEEEARDRQRILDSGADLVFVGLGCPKQEEWMARQSPFLPVVLVGVGAAFNFHSGVVAQAPRWMMAIGLEWLFRLLQEPRRLWQRYLINNPAFVVLFAGQLLRHWLGRRQAKRVS; from the coding sequence ATGCGAAGTAGCCCCAAGGTGCAGTCGGCGCATATTTTAGGAACGCGGATTGATGTCACCACCTACAGCAAAGCCTGTGATCTCATGGCTGAATGGATTGGTCAAGGCCAGGGGGGCTATGTGGTGGCGGCCAATGTCCATGTGGTCATGACGGGGGTGTGGCGATCGCCCTTCCAGCGGGTGGTCAATGGTGCCCAACTGGTGACTTCTGACGGCATGCCTTTGGTGTGGGGCCTACGGCTCTTGGGTTTTCCGGAGGCAGAGCGGGTCTATGGTCCTGATTTGATGCTGGCTCTGTGCGATCGCGCTCAAAAGGCGGGCTGGCGTATTTTCCTCTATGGCAGTGAACCCCTAGTGTTAGAGCGTCTGCAACGGAATCTACAGCAGCGCTTTCCCAAGATCCAGTTCGTGGGTGCCTACGCGCCCCCCTTTCGTTCCTTGACCCCTGAGGAGGAGGCCCGCGATCGCCAGCGCATCCTTGATAGCGGAGCGGATCTGGTCTTTGTCGGCCTTGGTTGTCCAAAGCAGGAGGAGTGGATGGCTCGCCAAAGCCCTTTTCTGCCCGTTGTCTTGGTGGGTGTGGGAGCGGCCTTCAACTTTCACAGTGGCGTTGTGGCTCAAGCGCCTCGCTGGATGATGGCGATCGGTTTAGAGTGGCTCTTTCGCCTCCTGCAGGAACCCCGCCGCCTCTGGCAGCGCTATCTGATTAACAATCCCGCATTTGTTGTACTCTTCGCGGGACAACTCCTGCGCCATTGGCTAGGCCGACGGCAAGCCAAGAGAGTGTCCTAG
- a CDS encoding YcjF family protein, whose product MAVAAAIILLLLSGWVNDHPWGWLLILSMGLGYWYWRRSPAVPNVASPQPALDPQFIEKQLAETQSLLQELPPERQASLQSAHRQLQQRLDNPTVEVCVLGQSADALNQVYQAVATLLDRCRLQQQTLATVPQADLVLLTVRGTLTGSEFEMLRVLQAGHYRVLVVWCPETVQERDRVALCLKQQLQDLQIPEEQLVPFTTQAPELLTSRLLHYLSQERANLVLAGTYRRAQQLHQQAQAALNHYRQERATPIIERYQWLAAAATAVNPLPLLDLVMAGGLLVRLTWDLGQIYQRSFGLADAEPLAKELLRLMVQLGAVELGTQSLGQWLKGNSLTYLAGSCLQGATAAYVLRLSGLSLIRYFETATQAPSLPLVARLQQSLQWAQQQVGRSPLQTLGHSLGLPSA is encoded by the coding sequence ATGGCTGTTGCTGCCGCCATCATTCTCTTGTTGTTGAGTGGCTGGGTGAATGACCATCCGTGGGGATGGCTACTGATTCTCAGTATGGGGCTGGGCTATTGGTACTGGCGGCGATCGCCAGCTGTGCCGAATGTGGCTTCCCCTCAACCTGCTTTAGATCCCCAATTCATTGAAAAGCAACTAGCAGAGACTCAGAGCCTTTTGCAGGAACTTCCCCCAGAGCGCCAAGCCTCCCTCCAATCCGCCCATCGTCAACTACAACAGCGGTTAGATAACCCAACGGTTGAAGTGTGTGTCCTTGGGCAGTCGGCTGATGCCCTCAATCAGGTGTACCAGGCCGTCGCCACACTACTTGATCGCTGTAGGCTTCAGCAGCAAACACTGGCAACCGTTCCCCAAGCGGACTTAGTGCTTTTGACGGTAAGGGGTACCCTGACCGGCAGTGAGTTTGAGATGCTGCGGGTGTTGCAGGCAGGCCATTATCGCGTGCTGGTGGTGTGGTGCCCAGAAACGGTGCAGGAGCGCGATCGCGTGGCCCTGTGTCTAAAACAGCAATTGCAAGACCTCCAGATCCCCGAAGAGCAACTAGTTCCCTTTACAACGCAGGCTCCTGAATTGTTGACCTCAAGACTCCTACACTACCTCAGCCAGGAGCGAGCCAACCTTGTCCTAGCCGGTACCTATCGCCGTGCCCAACAACTCCATCAACAGGCGCAAGCTGCCCTCAATCACTATCGCCAAGAACGAGCCACTCCCATCATTGAACGCTACCAATGGCTGGCGGCAGCGGCAACGGCAGTGAATCCCCTCCCCCTTTTGGATCTTGTTATGGCGGGGGGGCTCTTGGTGCGCCTCACCTGGGACCTAGGCCAAATCTATCAACGCTCCTTCGGCTTGGCGGATGCTGAACCCCTGGCTAAGGAGCTATTGCGGCTAATGGTGCAATTGGGGGCTGTGGAACTGGGGACCCAATCCCTAGGGCAGTGGCTCAAGGGCAATTCCCTCACCTATCTAGCGGGGAGTTGTTTACAGGGAGCAACCGCAGCCTACGTGTTGCGCCTGAGTGGTCTGAGCTTGATCCGCTACTTTGAGACGGCTACCCAAGCACCATCCCTGCCCTTGGTGGCTCGCTTGCAGCAAAGCCTTCAGTGGGCACAGCAACAGGTGGGACGCTCTCCCCTGCAAACCCTAGGACACTCTCTTGGCTTGCCGTCGGCCTAG
- a CDS encoding zinc-dependent dehydrogenase — MKAQVFRGVNQLSYEEIPIPEIAADEVLVRVRVVGLCQSDIKKIRYPLYEPPRIFGHETAGEIAAVGDAVTGWQVGQRVVVMHHIPCMHCAYCLNENYSMCHVYKTVTTTAGFIPSGGGFAEYVKVPGHIVEHGGLIPIPDPISDEEASFVEPTNCCLKAVKKAGIAPGQTVLITGAGPIGLMFIMLVNLFGARAIATDLLPSRIAKAKEVGAAAAFDARDPDLSAKVQALTHGLGVDVSLLAVPSEKAFFQALECTRKGGKILFFAEFPDEVEIPLNPNILYRREIDLMGSYSSSYRLQSLACDIIFNRRIDVKTLVSDRYPLSKLAEAVEQAVHPTPETYKILIYPES; from the coding sequence ATGAAAGCCCAAGTGTTCCGGGGGGTGAATCAACTCAGCTACGAAGAGATTCCGATTCCCGAGATTGCTGCTGATGAAGTACTAGTGCGGGTCAGAGTGGTTGGGTTGTGCCAATCGGATATCAAAAAAATTCGTTATCCCCTCTATGAGCCGCCCCGTATTTTTGGCCATGAAACAGCGGGTGAAATTGCGGCCGTGGGCGATGCCGTGACAGGTTGGCAGGTGGGTCAGCGGGTGGTGGTCATGCACCATATCCCCTGTATGCACTGCGCCTACTGCTTGAACGAAAACTACTCCATGTGTCATGTCTATAAAACAGTAACGACAACCGCAGGCTTTATTCCCAGTGGGGGTGGCTTCGCTGAGTATGTGAAAGTGCCGGGACACATTGTGGAGCATGGGGGACTGATTCCCATTCCCGATCCTATTAGCGATGAAGAAGCCAGCTTTGTTGAACCCACTAACTGTTGTCTCAAGGCGGTGAAAAAAGCGGGGATCGCTCCTGGTCAAACGGTACTGATTACCGGAGCAGGGCCTATTGGCCTGATGTTTATTATGTTGGTGAATCTCTTTGGGGCGCGGGCGATCGCCACCGATCTCCTGCCCTCCCGGATTGCCAAAGCTAAGGAAGTCGGTGCGGCGGCCGCCTTTGATGCCCGCGATCCGGATCTCAGTGCCAAGGTGCAGGCCCTGACCCATGGCCTGGGGGTAGATGTCAGTCTCTTGGCCGTTCCCAGTGAAAAAGCCTTTTTCCAAGCCCTAGAGTGTACGCGCAAGGGGGGCAAAATCCTCTTTTTCGCGGAGTTTCCCGACGAAGTGGAGATTCCCCTCAATCCCAACATTCTCTACCGCCGTGAGATTGACCTCATGGGCAGCTACAGTTCCTCCTATCGCTTGCAGTCCCTTGCCTGCGACATTATCTTTAACCGCCGTATTGACGTCAAAACCCTCGTCAGCGATCGCTATCCTCTATCCAAGCTGGCTGAAGCAGTGGAACAGGCAGTACACCCGACACCGGAAACCTATAAAATCCTCATCTATCCAGAGTCCTAA
- a CDS encoding DUF2499 domain-containing protein has product MHALSIPTWMVHISSVLEWMAAIWFVAQLDRRRPGQGWRWLAWAMLPALVSAMCACTWHYFDNAVTLAWLVDLQALLTFLGNCTLCGAAAWLWWRSQSAL; this is encoded by the coding sequence ATGCACGCTTTATCAATTCCCACGTGGATGGTGCATATTTCCAGTGTCCTGGAGTGGATGGCAGCCATCTGGTTTGTGGCACAACTGGATCGCCGCCGTCCAGGGCAGGGCTGGCGATGGTTGGCCTGGGCAATGCTGCCAGCGTTGGTGAGTGCCATGTGTGCCTGTACCTGGCATTACTTTGATAATGCAGTAACACTGGCCTGGTTAGTGGATCTGCAAGCCCTGCTCACATTCCTTGGCAACTGTACCCTCTGTGGTGCAGCGGCCTGGCTGTGGTGGCGATCGCAAAGCGCGCTGTAG
- a CDS encoding cation:proton antiporter gives MESSAELTALFVITVVLGIGAQVAAHWLRLPSIVLLLLVGILSGPSGLGWVHPEVLGEGIEVLVPLCVALILFEGGLSLDLSRADQDITGSLWKLVTLGGLVTFVAGAMAAHWIGEFPWQLAFLYASLVVVTGPTVVGPLLRQVGVEHKLAVILEGEGVLIDPIGAILAVVVLNVVLNQDLGMGAIALGIGQRLAVGALMGGIGGWFLSHFLRRAWFLADDLRNLLVLAVLWGLFWLSDQLVSESGLMMAVVLGLVLRWGEVPGERLLRRFKGQLSTLSISVLFVLLAADLSIAGLLELGWSGVLTVLCLMFIIRPLGVVLCTWGSDLSWQQKAFLSWIAPRGIVAASVASLFAITLTNAGMSGGDAIKGQVFLTILMTVFGQGLTARWVATQLQVRAQGASGVMIAGCTPLGRLLARLLRDRGEEVVMIDTDPEAVEQARREHLPVYLSSALDLNILQEAGITQLGTYLAVTSNTEVNAVLAQRVLEEFHPPRVLAALELEDCPLGLSPAFALQLSIKKWNQYINTEAVRLGELVIEEERSQLQRQHLEALIRSGKVLPLLVERPEGLRVVRAHEEWQVGDRLIYLLHSPKPHTLPAALISGWQMNTQVESVLVPSEAPSPKGT, from the coding sequence ATGGAAAGTAGTGCCGAACTCACCGCCTTGTTCGTCATCACAGTTGTGCTGGGCATTGGTGCCCAAGTGGCTGCTCACTGGCTACGGCTGCCCAGTATTGTCCTGTTGTTACTGGTAGGGATTCTCTCAGGGCCAAGCGGCTTGGGATGGGTTCATCCTGAAGTGTTGGGGGAGGGCATAGAAGTTTTGGTTCCCCTCTGTGTCGCACTCATTCTTTTTGAAGGGGGGCTGAGCTTAGATCTCAGTCGTGCCGACCAAGATATTACAGGTAGCCTGTGGAAGCTAGTGACGCTGGGGGGATTGGTTACGTTTGTGGCTGGGGCAATGGCTGCCCACTGGATTGGTGAGTTTCCTTGGCAACTGGCCTTTCTCTATGCCTCCCTTGTGGTGGTAACGGGGCCGACGGTTGTGGGTCCCCTGTTGCGCCAAGTGGGGGTCGAGCACAAGTTAGCCGTGATTTTGGAAGGGGAAGGGGTGCTCATTGACCCCATTGGTGCCATTCTGGCGGTCGTCGTCCTGAATGTGGTGCTCAATCAAGACCTCGGCATGGGGGCGATCGCCCTTGGCATTGGTCAGCGCTTGGCTGTGGGTGCCTTGATGGGGGGCATTGGTGGCTGGTTTCTTAGCCATTTCCTGCGTCGCGCTTGGTTTCTCGCCGATGATCTCCGCAATTTACTGGTGCTGGCGGTTCTTTGGGGCTTGTTCTGGCTCTCGGATCAACTGGTGAGCGAGTCGGGTCTGATGATGGCCGTTGTTCTCGGCTTGGTACTACGCTGGGGTGAGGTGCCGGGGGAGCGACTGCTGCGCCGCTTTAAGGGACAATTAAGTACCCTTTCGATTTCAGTATTGTTTGTGCTCTTGGCTGCCGATCTGTCGATCGCGGGTCTATTGGAGCTGGGTTGGTCGGGGGTGCTCACGGTTCTGTGTTTGATGTTTATCATTCGCCCCCTCGGCGTGGTTCTGTGCACTTGGGGCAGTGATCTCAGTTGGCAACAGAAGGCCTTCCTCAGTTGGATTGCCCCGCGGGGGATTGTGGCGGCCTCGGTGGCTTCCCTCTTTGCCATCACCCTGACCAACGCCGGCATGAGTGGTGGTGATGCCATTAAGGGACAAGTCTTTCTAACGATCCTGATGACCGTGTTTGGCCAAGGCTTAACAGCGCGTTGGGTGGCCACTCAACTGCAGGTCCGTGCCCAAGGGGCTTCAGGGGTGATGATCGCCGGCTGTACCCCCCTCGGTAGGCTGCTGGCGCGGCTTTTGCGCGATCGCGGCGAAGAGGTGGTGATGATTGACACCGATCCAGAAGCGGTGGAGCAGGCTCGCCGTGAACACCTGCCCGTCTATCTCAGCAGTGCCCTTGACTTGAATATCTTGCAGGAGGCCGGCATTACCCAGTTGGGCACCTATTTGGCGGTTACCAGTAACACAGAGGTGAATGCAGTGTTGGCACAGCGCGTCCTCGAAGAATTTCACCCGCCACGGGTCTTGGCTGCCCTTGAGTTAGAGGATTGTCCCTTAGGGTTGAGTCCAGCCTTTGCCCTACAACTGTCGATCAAAAAATGGAATCAATATATCAACACTGAGGCCGTTCGTCTTGGGGAACTGGTCATTGAGGAGGAGCGATCGCAATTGCAACGCCAGCACCTTGAGGCCTTGATACGCTCTGGGAAAGTGCTTCCCCTCCTGGTGGAACGGCCAGAGGGATTGCGGGTGGTGCGAGCCCATGAAGAGTGGCAAGTGGGCGATCGCTTGATTTACCTGCTCCACAGCCCCAAACCCCACACACTGCCAGCGGCCCTGATTTCTGGTTGGCAGATGAATACCCAAGTGGAATCAGTTCTTGTCCCCAGTGAAGCTCCTAGCCCCAAGGGAACCTAA
- a CDS encoding S-layer homology domain-containing protein — MQSLAQRSLAVLSCGLMSSGTLALLAAVPAQAQSRFTDTQGIWAQGCIDHLASRNIISGYPDGTFRPLAPVTRAEYAAMLGKAFPNAPVVRAPGTFNDVPSTFWAASAIQNATRTGFLSGYPGNVFQPNQNIPRVQAIVALASGLQYPTPPSVEAVLAQFNDAAAIPAYGRAGVAAATAKQVVVNYPNVQVFGPNQLATRADIAAFLCQATRAPGAQALVPTQYIAGAATTSPIALPAGQQIPARFPDAERIVLSPSETIALRLVTAADVRDSQGRVVIPVGSEIFGQIQPAQGGSQFVANTVVINNRQLPIAANSQVIRTIRDARDPNIGNVFRNAAIGSAVAAGLSGLLGNQKITPLKVLTGAATGAAIETNQGRPATSIIRDTLIGAAVATGASAVIGDRKITPEKVITGAAAGATIGGVIDPAVRRLVVVDANTDLRLTLTQSFTVPQ; from the coding sequence ATGCAGAGCCTAGCACAGCGCAGCTTGGCCGTTTTGAGTTGCGGTTTAATGAGTTCTGGTACCCTTGCCCTTCTAGCAGCGGTTCCTGCCCAAGCCCAATCCCGTTTTACCGATACCCAAGGCATTTGGGCACAGGGCTGTATTGATCACCTTGCCAGTCGCAACATTATCAGCGGCTATCCCGACGGCACATTTCGGCCTTTGGCGCCAGTAACCCGCGCTGAATATGCGGCCATGCTGGGGAAGGCGTTTCCCAATGCCCCAGTGGTGCGGGCCCCTGGTACGTTTAACGATGTCCCCAGTACATTTTGGGCAGCGAGTGCGATTCAAAACGCGACCCGGACCGGCTTCTTGAGTGGCTACCCCGGCAATGTTTTTCAGCCCAATCAAAATATTCCTCGCGTTCAGGCAATTGTTGCCCTTGCCAGCGGCTTGCAATATCCCACACCACCTTCTGTTGAGGCAGTTTTAGCCCAGTTCAATGATGCGGCTGCGATTCCCGCCTATGGGCGAGCCGGTGTAGCTGCGGCGACCGCTAAACAGGTGGTGGTCAACTATCCGAATGTGCAAGTTTTTGGCCCTAATCAACTGGCTACCCGTGCCGATATTGCGGCATTCCTGTGTCAGGCGACCCGTGCTCCCGGTGCCCAAGCCCTCGTCCCGACACAGTACATTGCGGGTGCAGCCACCACTTCACCCATTGCACTACCGGCTGGTCAACAGATTCCGGCTCGTTTTCCCGATGCGGAGCGGATTGTCCTGAGTCCCAGTGAAACGATTGCCCTGCGCTTGGTGACGGCTGCCGATGTCCGCGATAGTCAGGGTCGAGTCGTCATTCCCGTAGGCAGTGAAATTTTTGGCCAGATCCAGCCGGCCCAAGGAGGCTCCCAATTTGTGGCCAATACAGTGGTGATCAATAACCGCCAGCTACCGATCGCCGCCAATTCCCAAGTCATTCGCACGATTCGCGATGCCCGCGACCCCAACATTGGCAATGTCTTCCGCAATGCGGCCATTGGGTCAGCGGTGGCGGCTGGATTGTCTGGCCTGCTGGGCAATCAAAAGATCACCCCCTTGAAGGTGCTCACGGGAGCCGCAACCGGCGCAGCCATTGAAACCAATCAGGGGCGTCCGGCAACTTCGATTATTCGGGATACATTAATTGGGGCGGCCGTTGCCACCGGTGCCTCGGCGGTGATTGGCGATCGCAAGATTACGCCCGAAAAAGTGATTACCGGTGCCGCCGCCGGTGCCACGATTGGGGGTGTGATTGATCCGGCGGTACGGCGACTAGTGGTGGTTGATGCCAATACGGATTTGCGCCTGACCCTGACTCAGTCCTTTACTGTCCCGCAATAG